The genomic segment AGGTAAAAAAGAAGCTGGTCGATGCTGGTGTTGAACATGGCTTTATCAGCTTGGGGGGAAATGTATTAACCCTTGGCCACTCCCCTGATAATCCAAACCAGGCATGGAATGTGGGAATTCAAAACCCCTTGGCAGAGCGGGGCTCTGTCGTTCGGGTTGTCCCCCTTAGAGGGAGATCTATGGTCACCTCCGGGATCAACGAGCGTTTCTTTGATGCCAATGGGCAGCGCTACCATCACCTGCTTGATGCGCAAACGGGTATGCCAATCGCAACAGATATCGCCAGCATTACCATTATCTCCAAACATTCGGTCGATGGTGAGATCTGGAGTACCGCCGGATTTTTACCCTCAACCACTGACACTATTCGCTATCTGAATCAACAAGCCGGTATAGAAGCCGTGGTGGTTTCAAAGCGAGGCGACGTCTCTGTCACTTCGGGCCTGACCGATGATGGGAGGAAAATTTTCTATTCGTGATGGATAGGTAGAACAACCGAGAACCCCAGCAACTCGGATAAACTTCAGGAGTGCCAAATTGCCTTATATAGGGGCCTATATGGGCAAGCATTCAGCCCCATGTATCAACAGACTGGTTATTTTTCTGGCTGAGCCATCTGCTCATCCAGGTTCAGTACCGTGAGGGCGTTGCTAACACTGGTTGCAATAACATCAATAGCCCCGGTACGCAGTGCTCCCAGTAAGGCTAGTGGCTTGCTGTTTTCTGCGGCGATCGCGATGACCTCTGCAATCGGCCGGTACTCCTCTAACCCCAGCCCAATGATGCGATCGCTCATCACGGTTTTCGCCGACTGACCCTGGATATCAAAAAATTCATATCCGGCAAAATCCCCGACAACCCCTTGCTGCATTCGCGACTGCACCACCTCATCTGCAGTAAACCAACCCAGATCGACCATGTAACTGTTTTCACTCATGTTACCAATACCAACCACAGCGACATCAGCCTTGCGTGCCAGATCTAAGGTTTGTTTGACGGTCGCATTTTGCATGAAGGTTAGTTTTTGCTCGCGGTTCTCAGCATAAGCCGGGGCGTACAGGGTTTCTGAAGTTCCCCCGTAGCTTTTGGCAAACTGACGGCAGATGTGGTCCGCATTGAACATACTGCCCCTGGGATGGATCCCACCAATACCACAGACAAATTTTACCTCCCGATGCGGGATCACCCCGATATGATGAGCCACAGCAGAAACATTACGTCCCTGGCCGACCGTCACCACCATACCGTTTTGTAATGAGCTCGCCATGTATTTGGATACCAGTCCCGCGACCTGAAGCCGCTGCTGCTCTTCACTGGGTTGATCCAGGGCGATTAATGCACGCTTGATCCCAAAACGCTCAATCAGTCTCTGCTCGATTTTGGCACTAAAAGCGGGGTGATACTTGACCGTGATCTCAACGATTCCCTCATCTCTGGCCTGCTTTAGCATCCGGCCCACTTTGGCACGGGAGATGGAGAACTTTCTGGAAATCTCCTCCTGGGTGGCACCATTCTGATAATAGGCGACCGAGACTTCGGTCAACAGATCTGTATTATCATCGGAGGTATCTTGGGTAAATTTGTTCATACTCGCAAACTCTCAATAGTGCGCACATATGTTCAAGAGCATAACATATGTCGCACCCTCCCCCACCTAAACATTTGACCACAGCGAATACATTTGCTCACCCTATTCCTGCGACTCAAGAAGCCGAAAACCGACCATTTACCAGGCTTCCCCGGGCCAATATTGCTCTTTTCAGCCAAGATAACGGTTAATTTGGTGATATATATCACTATAAGCCCCTATGCATGATTGACTTTATTCCCAGATCCGATAAATATGAACTCAACATTAAATCAAGAGCTGAGCGGATGATCACAGCAACTGCTCATATACTAAAAAAATTCCGCTCCGTTGATTTATCAGGTAGGGATAGAGTCCAGAACGATTCGCCACCCTGCCTGCAAATGCACAACTCAAGTCAACAGTTAGCCCGTTAAATAGGATGATCGAAATGAGCAACAAATTAGAGCAACTTCGTAAACTCACGACTGTGGTCGCAGACACTGGTGAAATTGAGGCCATCAAAAAATACCAGCCTGAAGATGCTACGACGAACCCCTCTCTGATTCTAAAAGCCGCTCAAATCGAAGAGTATGCACCGCTGATTGAAGCTTCTATTCAATATGCAAAGGCGCAAAGCCAGGACAAGGCACAGCAGATCCAAGACACCTGTGACATGCTTGCGGTTAGCATAGGTAAAGAGATCCTAAAAACGATTCCGGGACGTATCTCAACTGAGGTTGATGCCCGCCTCTCTTACGATATGGAAGGCAGCATCGCTAAGGCGCGTCAGCTGGTTAAGATGTACAACGATGCCGGTATCTCTAACGACCGTATCCTGATCAAGCTAGCTTCTACCTGGGAAGGGATCCGCGCAGCACAGGTGCTGGAGAAAGAGGGGATCAACTGTAACCTGACACTTCTATTCTCATTTGCTCAGGCGCGTGCCTGTGCTGAAGCTGGAGTCTTCCTGATCTCTCCTTTCGTGGGCCGCATCATGGACTGGTACAAGGCGAAAGAGGGACGTGATTTTGAAGCCGCAGAAGATGCGGGCGTTCTGTCTGTCACCAAGATCTACAACTACTACAAAGAGTACGGCTACAACACAGTCGTGATGGGTGCAAGCTTCCGTAACATCGGCGAGATCCTCGAGCTTGCCGGTTGTGACCGCCTGACCATCGCCCCTGCCCTGCTGGCAGAGCTGGAAGCCGCCGAGGGTGAAGTGGTTGAGAAGCTCATTGACTCTAAAGGCGCGAAGCAGCGTCCTGCGCAGATGACAC from the Dongshaea marina genome contains:
- a CDS encoding FAD:protein FMN transferase → MMGTVIDLVVHHPEGEQLIRDVYLQLDQYARRFTVNQDSSELMQVNQSAAIAPVVVQPDLFELIRKAKSISQDSKNPFNIAIGPLVKAWRIGFKDARVPAQDEISAKLPLVDPKKIILDEQQHSVYLSQPKMEIDLGAIAKGYFADEVKKKLVDAGVEHGFISLGGNVLTLGHSPDNPNQAWNVGIQNPLAERGSVVRVVPLRGRSMVTSGINERFFDANGQRYHHLLDAQTGMPIATDIASITIISKHSVDGEIWSTAGFLPSTTDTIRYLNQQAGIEAVVVSKRGDVSVTSGLTDDGRKIFYS
- a CDS encoding sugar-binding transcriptional regulator, which encodes MNKFTQDTSDDNTDLLTEVSVAYYQNGATQEEISRKFSISRAKVGRMLKQARDEGIVEITVKYHPAFSAKIEQRLIERFGIKRALIALDQPSEEQQRLQVAGLVSKYMASSLQNGMVVTVGQGRNVSAVAHHIGVIPHREVKFVCGIGGIHPRGSMFNADHICRQFAKSYGGTSETLYAPAYAENREQKLTFMQNATVKQTLDLARKADVAVVGIGNMSENSYMVDLGWFTADEVVQSRMQQGVVGDFAGYEFFDIQGQSAKTVMSDRIIGLGLEEYRPIAEVIAIAAENSKPLALLGALRTGAIDVIATSVSNALTVLNLDEQMAQPEK
- the tal gene encoding transaldolase → MSNKLEQLRKLTTVVADTGEIEAIKKYQPEDATTNPSLILKAAQIEEYAPLIEASIQYAKAQSQDKAQQIQDTCDMLAVSIGKEILKTIPGRISTEVDARLSYDMEGSIAKARQLVKMYNDAGISNDRILIKLASTWEGIRAAQVLEKEGINCNLTLLFSFAQARACAEAGVFLISPFVGRIMDWYKAKEGRDFEAAEDAGVLSVTKIYNYYKEYGYNTVVMGASFRNIGEILELAGCDRLTIAPALLAELEAAEGEVVEKLIDSKGAKQRPAQMTHAEFLWEHNQDPMAVEKLAEGIRNFAVDQGKLEAMIEAKL